The sequence CGACGGCGATCTGTGTTTGACGACGTACGTCCAGAGCCCAGAGCGTGCAGAACAGATCACTGCGGCGCTTCGCGAGGTCTCGTCGTCCTTCGAGGTGATCGATTACCGGGAGATCGGGGCCGGTGAGGAGTGGAGTGCCCAGCTCGATCTGGCAGGGCTTACGGACAAACAGCGTGAGGCGATCAGAATGGCGATGCTCGAGGGCTACTACGAGATGCCGAGCGAGACGACGGTCGAAGAGCTGGCGGCCATGACCGGCATCTCGAGTTCCGCGTTTGCGACCCGCCTCCGCAAGGCCGAACGTGAGATCTTCTCCCAGCT is a genomic window of Halanaeroarchaeum sp. HSR-CO containing:
- a CDS encoding helix-turn-helix domain-containing protein → MGADRDRELERWGHRVEYRVRAPERCPIRQLDVEVTGISVFWNDGTINCDYVTRNADGEITVHHASQSDTTDCPCAVVFENDAIPRVRPARSGTDGDLCLTTYVQSPERAEQITAALREVSSSFEVIDYREIGAGEEWSAQLDLAGLTDKQREAIRMAMLEGYYEMPSETTVEELAAMTGISSSAFATRLRKAEREIFSQLLEYV